Proteins found in one Exiguobacterium sp. 9-2 genomic segment:
- a CDS encoding amino acid permease: MKQQTELNRGLEERHITLMSLGAAIGVGLFLGSAKAIQLAGPGILLGYLIGGVIIFIIMRALGELAVREPIAGSFAEYARKYVSPLAGFLTGWNYWLLWIFTCMAEITAVGIYMKVWFPDSQGWVWALAALVLMTSINFIAVKFYGEFEFWFALIKIVAIVAMIILGTLTIVIGLGNGGTPVGISNLWSHGGFLPNGFGGVLLAMQMVMFAFLGIEVIGVTAGEAKNPKKTIRKAVNNVFLRILVFYIGALFVILSIYPWDQVGANNSSPFVLLFDSLGIPAAAGIINFVVLTAALSSCNSGIFSTARMMMNLSENSEAPRRFSKISKNGVPALATILSGVALLVGVALNYFLPEDVFAIVTSIATFGAVWTWAMILIAQMRARKVHGSAEFGVPFFPIANYIALAALAGVIVLMAFDASTRIALVVGPLWYAILIAVYYARGMHKETRQSTRQASGE, from the coding sequence ATGAAACAACAGACAGAGTTGAATCGGGGACTGGAAGAACGTCACATTACACTCATGTCGCTGGGGGCGGCAATCGGTGTTGGACTCTTCCTCGGATCAGCGAAAGCGATCCAATTGGCAGGTCCAGGGATCTTACTTGGTTATCTTATCGGTGGTGTCATCATTTTCATTATCATGCGAGCACTTGGGGAGCTTGCAGTGCGGGAGCCGATCGCTGGTAGTTTTGCGGAATATGCCCGAAAGTATGTCAGTCCATTAGCTGGTTTTTTAACGGGTTGGAATTATTGGTTACTCTGGATTTTTACGTGTATGGCGGAAATCACAGCAGTCGGTATTTACATGAAAGTATGGTTCCCGGATTCCCAGGGGTGGGTATGGGCGCTAGCAGCACTTGTCTTGATGACAAGCATCAACTTCATTGCTGTTAAATTTTATGGTGAATTCGAATTTTGGTTTGCGTTGATTAAAATCGTCGCGATCGTCGCCATGATCATCTTAGGAACTTTGACGATCGTCATTGGTCTTGGAAACGGCGGCACACCGGTTGGGATTTCGAACCTTTGGTCACATGGTGGATTCCTGCCGAACGGATTCGGTGGAGTACTCCTTGCCATGCAGATGGTCATGTTTGCCTTCTTAGGAATTGAAGTGATTGGGGTCACAGCAGGGGAAGCGAAGAACCCGAAAAAAACGATTCGAAAAGCTGTTAACAACGTCTTCCTTCGAATCTTAGTATTCTACATCGGGGCGCTCTTCGTCATTTTATCGATTTATCCATGGGATCAAGTCGGTGCGAACAACAGCAGTCCGTTCGTATTATTATTTGATTCACTTGGCATTCCGGCAGCAGCCGGCATCATTAACTTCGTTGTCTTAACGGCAGCACTCTCGTCATGTAACTCGGGTATCTTCTCGACAGCCCGGATGATGATGAACTTATCCGAGAACAGTGAAGCACCACGTCGTTTCTCGAAAATCTCGAAAAACGGTGTTCCGGCACTGGCGACGATTCTTTCAGGTGTCGCATTGCTCGTCGGTGTCGCTTTGAACTATTTCTTACCGGAAGACGTCTTTGCGATCGTTACGAGTATTGCGACGTTTGGCGCCGTCTGGACGTGGGCAATGATTCTAATCGCTCAGATGCGAGCACGGAAAGTACACGGTTCAGCAGAATTTGGTGTTCCGTTCTTCCCGATTGCGAACTATATCGCCCTCGCGGCGCTTGCCGGTGTCATCGTCTTGATGGCATTTGACGCAAGTACACGGATCGCTCTGGTCGTTGGACCACTCTGGTATGCGATTCTGATTGCTGTCTATTATGCACGGGGAATGCATAAGGAGACACGTCAGTCGACGCGTCAGGCATCAGGAGAATAA
- a CDS encoding nucleobase:cation symporter-2 family protein has protein sequence MRLSNFKAASLGLQHVLAMYTGAAVVPLIVGSAIGLSGEELAYLVAIDLFMCGVATLLQVLVTKYTGVGLPVVLGCTFTAVGPMIAIGSLQGITAIYGALIASGLIILVISGWFSKIAVLFPPVVLGSVVTIIGISLIPAAINDIGGGQGAKDFGDLRYLGLAGLTIVLILILNRYGTVFSKAAAVLIAVMISTLVAFGMGMIDFSPVAEASWFQMVTPFYFGVPTFNATAILTMTLVGLVSMVESTGVFLTLGEITDRRLTDKDLARGYRAEGVATIVGGIFNSFPYTTYSQNVGLVQLTGVKTRKVILFAGGFLILLGFLPKVATFTTLIPKPVLGGAMLIMFGTVAASGIRILSRVDFSKNEHVITVALALGIGLGISMNPEIVAGLPSQIRVLTDSPIVAGSLTALLLNGIFRLTGKSETADVPLAKVE, from the coding sequence ATGAGACTATCAAACTTCAAAGCAGCCAGTCTCGGACTTCAGCATGTGCTTGCGATGTACACGGGAGCAGCTGTTGTTCCACTGATCGTCGGGAGTGCGATCGGATTGTCAGGAGAAGAACTTGCTTATTTAGTGGCGATTGATCTTTTCATGTGTGGCGTTGCGACCTTATTACAAGTACTCGTCACGAAATACACAGGTGTTGGTCTTCCAGTCGTACTTGGTTGTACCTTTACAGCAGTCGGTCCAATGATTGCGATTGGAAGTCTTCAAGGCATTACAGCGATTTACGGTGCTTTGATTGCCAGTGGGCTGATCATTCTCGTCATTTCAGGTTGGTTTAGTAAGATCGCGGTCCTGTTCCCACCGGTTGTCCTTGGTTCCGTCGTGACGATCATCGGGATTTCCTTGATTCCGGCTGCGATCAACGATATCGGAGGCGGACAGGGAGCGAAAGACTTTGGTGACTTACGTTACCTCGGACTCGCCGGATTAACGATCGTCTTGATTTTAATCTTGAATCGCTACGGTACGGTCTTCTCAAAAGCGGCAGCTGTCTTAATTGCTGTGATGATCAGTACACTCGTTGCATTTGGCATGGGAATGATCGACTTCAGTCCGGTGGCAGAAGCATCATGGTTCCAAATGGTGACACCATTTTACTTCGGTGTACCGACATTCAATGCAACTGCCATCTTGACAATGACGCTCGTTGGTCTCGTCTCGATGGTTGAATCGACAGGTGTGTTCTTGACACTTGGTGAAATCACGGACCGTCGTTTGACGGATAAGGATCTAGCGCGTGGTTACCGAGCAGAGGGTGTCGCGACGATCGTTGGTGGTATCTTCAATAGTTTCCCTTACACGACCTATAGCCAAAACGTCGGTCTAGTTCAGTTGACTGGCGTAAAGACACGCAAAGTCATTTTATTTGCGGGTGGATTTTTGATCTTGCTCGGTTTCTTACCAAAAGTAGCGACGTTTACGACATTGATTCCAAAACCTGTTCTTGGTGGAGCGATGTTGATCATGTTCGGAACGGTCGCGGCAAGCGGGATCCGTATCCTCTCACGGGTCGATTTTTCGAAGAACGAGCACGTCATCACGGTGGCACTCGCGCTCGGAATTGGTCTAGGAATTAGCATGAATCCTGAAATCGTAGCAGGTCTCCCATCACAAATTCGCGTTTTGACGGATAGCCCGATCGTCGCTGGTTCACTAACAGCATTACTATTGAACGGGATCTTCCGATTGACCGGGAAGTCCGAAACAGCAGATGTGCCACTTGCTAAAGTTGAATAA
- the licT gene encoding BglG family transcription antiterminator LicT, translating into MQIVKVFNNNVVAIESNGQEHVVMGRGIAFQKRMGDVIDESRIEKTFTLESKESRERFIDFLNEMPQAEIETVKEIVKMAEARLNKSLHDTIYVTLADHIHYALSRYAEGIVIRNPLVWEVKRFYGPEFAAGKEAVRLVNERHAVHLEEEEAVSIALHFVNASMSGVKGESLHIVTEMTKATQAIMTIITYHFQVELDEESHAYARFLTHLKFFVQRIVSKTMLKVGGDEELYEMVKSRYPLAFNCVEKIANLITGKYDYEVSKDERLYLMIHIENLMKQNQS; encoded by the coding sequence ATGCAGATCGTGAAAGTGTTTAATAATAACGTGGTGGCGATTGAATCGAATGGGCAAGAACACGTCGTCATGGGGCGAGGAATCGCGTTTCAAAAACGAATGGGTGATGTGATTGACGAATCACGGATTGAAAAAACCTTTACGCTCGAGAGTAAAGAGAGTCGAGAACGATTTATCGATTTTTTAAATGAGATGCCACAAGCTGAAATCGAAACAGTCAAGGAAATCGTTAAGATGGCAGAAGCGAGGCTCAACAAATCGCTTCATGACACGATTTACGTAACGCTAGCCGACCACATTCATTATGCGCTATCACGATATGCGGAGGGAATTGTGATTCGAAATCCGCTCGTCTGGGAAGTCAAACGATTTTATGGTCCGGAATTTGCCGCTGGAAAAGAGGCAGTTCGACTCGTCAATGAACGGCATGCAGTTCACTTGGAAGAAGAAGAAGCGGTCTCGATTGCGTTGCACTTCGTCAATGCGTCGATGTCTGGAGTCAAGGGGGAGAGCCTGCATATCGTTACGGAAATGACGAAAGCGACACAGGCGATCATGACGATCATCACGTATCACTTCCAAGTAGAATTGGATGAGGAATCTCACGCATACGCTCGCTTTTTAACGCATTTGAAATTTTTTGTACAACGGATTGTTTCAAAAACGATGCTAAAAGTTGGTGGAGACGAGGAATTATATGAAATGGTCAAATCGCGTTATCCACTCGCATTTAATTGCGTCGAGAAAATTGCTAATTTGATTACAGGCAAGTATGACTATGAAGTATCGAAAGATGAGCGACTCTATTTAATGATTCATATCGAAAATTTGATGAAACAGAATCAATCCTAA
- a CDS encoding xanthine phosphoribosyltransferase: protein MKRLHDMINQEGIVLSDQVLKVDAFLNHQVDPTLMWEIAYEFMERFQDAGITRILTIEAGGIAPAMMTALRLGVPMVYARKTKSVTLNEGTISAEVFSFTKQQTNTITVAEKYLQPGERVLIIDDFLANGEAAFGLARLVEQAGAEVAGFGIVIEKSFQPGRQKLIEAGFRVESLARVESLKDGKATFVDSVTV, encoded by the coding sequence ATGAAACGTCTACACGACATGATTAATCAAGAGGGAATCGTCTTATCGGATCAAGTATTGAAAGTGGATGCTTTTTTAAATCATCAGGTTGATCCGACGTTGATGTGGGAAATCGCCTATGAGTTCATGGAACGCTTTCAAGATGCTGGCATCACGCGGATTTTGACAATCGAAGCGGGAGGTATTGCCCCGGCAATGATGACAGCACTTCGTCTTGGCGTACCAATGGTCTATGCTCGTAAGACGAAATCGGTCACATTGAACGAAGGAACGATTTCAGCTGAAGTTTTCTCATTTACGAAACAACAGACGAATACAATCACGGTCGCAGAGAAATACCTGCAACCGGGTGAACGTGTTCTGATCATTGATGACTTCCTCGCAAACGGAGAAGCAGCATTTGGTCTCGCTCGTCTCGTTGAACAGGCAGGGGCAGAAGTCGCTGGATTTGGAATCGTCATTGAAAAGTCGTTCCAACCGGGACGTCAAAAACTGATCGAAGCTGGATTCCGTGTCGAGTCACTCGCGCGTGTCGAGTCATTGAAGGACGGAAAAGCGACATTCGTCGACTCGGTGACCGTATGA
- the pta gene encoding phosphate acetyltransferase — protein sequence MQLFDMLEQKIKAHQPKIVFPEGIDARVLGAAVRLKKDGLVTPVVIGPRAQIEETATANGIDVTGLDTIDPASYAGIDELVASFVERRKGKATEEQARAVILKDVNTFGTMLVHTGQAEGLVSGAMHATGDTVRPALQIIKMQEGYKKTSGVFIMVRDDEQYVFADCAINIAPDANDLAENAIASAKTAKTFGIDPKVALLSFSTKGSAKSPETERVVEATRIAKERAPELAIDGELQFDAAFVPSVAKSKAPESDVAGQANVFIFPSLEAGNIGYKIAQRLGGFEAIGPILQGLNKPVNDLSRGCNEEDVYKLAIITAAQAVEERQA from the coding sequence ATGCAATTATTCGATATGTTAGAACAAAAGATTAAAGCGCACCAACCGAAAATCGTCTTCCCAGAAGGAATTGACGCGCGTGTTCTCGGCGCAGCTGTCCGTTTGAAGAAAGACGGTCTTGTCACACCGGTCGTCATCGGACCGCGTGCACAAATTGAAGAAACAGCAACAGCGAACGGCATCGATGTAACTGGACTTGATACAATTGATCCTGCTTCTTACGCTGGCATTGATGAGCTCGTCGCATCGTTCGTTGAGCGTCGTAAAGGGAAAGCAACAGAAGAACAAGCACGTGCTGTCATCTTAAAAGATGTGAACACGTTCGGTACAATGCTTGTTCACACTGGACAAGCAGAAGGTCTCGTATCGGGTGCGATGCACGCGACAGGTGATACAGTTCGCCCGGCACTTCAAATCATCAAAATGCAAGAAGGCTATAAAAAAACATCTGGCGTCTTCATCATGGTTCGTGACGATGAGCAATACGTCTTCGCAGACTGCGCGATCAACATCGCACCGGATGCGAACGATCTAGCAGAGAACGCGATCGCATCTGCGAAAACAGCGAAAACATTCGGGATCGATCCGAAAGTCGCATTGCTCAGCTTCTCAACAAAAGGTTCAGCAAAATCACCAGAGACAGAGCGTGTCGTTGAAGCAACGCGTATCGCAAAAGAACGCGCACCAGAACTTGCGATCGATGGCGAACTTCAATTTGATGCTGCTTTCGTTCCAAGTGTCGCAAAATCAAAAGCACCAGAATCAGATGTCGCGGGTCAAGCGAACGTCTTCATCTTTCCAAGTCTTGAAGCTGGAAACATTGGCTACAAAATCGCACAACGTCTTGGTGGCTTCGAAGCAATCGGTCCGATCCTTCAAGGTTTGAACAAACCGGTCAACGATCTTTCACGCGGTTGTAACGAAGAAGATGTCTACAAACTCGCGATCATCACGGCGGCACAAGCGGTCGAAGAACGCCAAGCCTAA